In Rhizobium sp. 11515TR, the DNA window GCCATTCCCTCTTGTTCACTCGATTGCTGGATCGGAGCGGGATTGTCCGATGTCGTTTTCCTGGAAGGAGTGTTCGGATCGTCGGACTTTGTTTCTTTGCCTGTCATGATGCAGCCTTTCTTTGGAAACGAACCTTACTGCGAAAGAGCCGCAAAGTTCCACGAGATCGGAAGGGTGAGAGGTATTTGCTGGTCGCACGGAACTTCCGCCGGTTTCGCCGCTTAGGCGGAAATGACATCTTTCATGCGATTGTTTCATAGCGAACTGACAACCCCTAGACGCTCCCCGGTCATGACCGAGCGTGTCCGGAAGGTCTCGCAATGAAGCACCAGGAGAGCGATGGATCCCCCACCAGGCAACGTCATGAAGGAGTGAGCCTGCTCGGCCGCGGTCTCATTTCTGGAGCGGCTGACGACGATCCCTCCGCAATCGGCACCTATGCCAGCGCCGGAGCACGCTTCGGTCTCGGGATGCTATGGACCGCGCCCGTTACGCTGCCGATGATGTTCACGGTCGTGTACCTTTCGTCGAAACTCGGGCAGGTAACCGGACGTGGACTGTTCCAAGTCATCCACGACAATTATCCCCGATGGTTTCTTTATCTGGCGTTGGCCGGAGTCGTTATCGGCAATACGATCGAGGCCGCTGCCGACTTGGGCGGAATGGCAGCGGCCGTCAACCTTTTCGTGCCGCTTTCCGTTCCCCTTATCGTTGCCATGATGGCGGTCATTCTGCTCTGTCTACAGGTGGTGGGCTCCTATATCCTCATTCGCCGCATTTTCCGCTGGCTGGCCCTTAGCCTGCTGGCTTATGCAGGCGCGGCTATATTGGCGAAACCGGACTGGATGGCCGTTCTTAAGGGCTCGCTCATTCCATCCATCGAATTCAACGAGGAATTTCTTTCGATCATCGTGGCGATCATCGGCACCACGCTGTCGGCGTATCTCTACACTTGGCAATCCAATGAAGAGGTCGAGGAAAAAATCGCCGACGGAAAGATTTCGGTGAAAGCTAGACGAGGCGTCAGCAGCTCGAAACTGGCTCGGTCCCGCAAGGAAATCCTTGTGGGCATGACGTTCTCCAACCTGGTCATGTACTTCATTATTATGGCGACCGGCGCGACGCTGCATGTTCAGGGGCATACGGATATCCAGACGGCCGCGCAGGCGGCCGAAGCGCTAAAGCCAATCGCCGGGCAGGCAGCCGGGTATTTGTTTGCCGCTGGAATCATAGCGGTCGGATTTCTGGCAGTTCCCGTCATGACGACGGGGGCCGCCTATGACCTCGCCCAGTCAATCGGCATCAACGGCAGCCTGAACGCCGGTGCCCGAGAGGCGCCGGGATTTTACGTCATCATCGCAGCGGTAACGTTGGTCGCGGTCGCGATGAACTTCGTTGGCATAAATCCGATGAAAGCCCTGGTATGGTCCGGCGTGGTTCAGGGGTTTTCTACTCCACCTCTCTTGTTATTGCTGCTGCTCATGACGAACAACAAGGCAATCATGGGCGAGCATGTGAATTCACGTCTTATGAACATCGCTGGCTGGCTAACGGTTCTGGCCATATTCTCGGCGAGCGCCGGGCTGGTGGTGACATGGATCATATAGGATGGGAGATGGAGGAGGTATCCGCCTGCCGATGGAAGAATAAGCTTCTCACATCCGGCAGAAGATCTGGCCTTGAAGGCTCAGATTGGCGCGCATGGATGCGACGCGGCGCTCCGCGTCGGCCAGATCATAGGCCCAGAAACTGATGCCGAACGTCCCCCCGTCGATTTGGTAATCGGCCAGGAAGCGGAACATGGCACGCCCGTTGCGATCGCTTGTACGGAACTCGGGTTCGGGGTCACGATCGCTTCGACGGGCCTGCGGAAGCCGGATCACGTTCATTGTCGAAACTCCTGTCACTCATGCGCTTTCGCCGGCGATCCCGTGGTGATGTCCAACGGCCCTCACCGGTCCATTCTCAAACTTCCGGATACAGTCGTTGTTCCAGCGGTGAGCGGCAGTTTGTAGAGGGCGTCTGGAGAACGAGCCGGGTTACGACCTGCTCTTTTGAACCGATTCCTTGGTTCTCGCAGGATCTTGCAAAAGTGGAGAAAGCGAAAGCGCGGCCGGTCTTGCAGCGTGGCAAATCATCAGGGCCGGCAATAGGCCGTGCCGTCTGTAGCTCTTGCCGGATGACCGACATATCGGCCGTCCGGTGGCACTGCAATATCCCAGAAATTGGTTGCCAGCGTATCGAGGGCTGCGCGCAAGCCAGCCCCGCCCAGCGCCGGGCCATGGCCGCTGATCAATCGTTCCGGCTTGAGACTGGCAATCTGCTTTGCTGATTGTTCCGATGCCTGCCAGTCGATCGTCAGATAGCGAGGCGGACCATGCAGCCTGGGAGCCTGCGTCACTACGTCGTAGACGGATTCCTGGCCTGTCGTGATGACGGCGTCACCGGCGACGAGGGTGCGATCGCTTTCGCGCCAAAGGGAGATATGTCCCGGTGTATGGCCGGGTGTATGCAGCCATGACCATTCGGAAGCGAAAGGTACGGTGCCATTGGCAGGCAGGCTTTGAAGCAGGCTGCCGAGGTTGGAGGGGCCGCGCGGCAGCAGGGGCGACATGAGCGCAAAGCTTCCGCCACCAACCCACGGGTCTGCAGGCGGATAGGAGGCGCGTCCATCCAGGTAAGGATGCTCGAGCGGATGGGCGTAGACCGGCACATCCCAAAAAGCGGCCAGGCGTTCGACAGATCCGGCGTGGTCGATATGTCCGTGAGTCATGATAATGGCAGCGGGCCGGGAGGTCGCACCGAAGCGGCGCGCCGCGGCTGCCAAGATCCGATCCTGTGACGATGGCAAACCGGTATCGATGAGGAGCCAGCTACTATCCGGCACAGGTCTGCCGAGAAAAACCGCATTGACGATGGAGAGCTTCAGGTAGGCCACATCATCGCAGATTTTTCGCGTTCCATCCTCGTTTTCGACTTCGATGACATCGCTATCGCTGAGATGCAGTTGGTCATCCATTTCCCACACTCCGTTGCGAGCCAAATCGTCTCCGAACCGCCCATCAATCACTTCGAGATCGATTGTGTTTCACCTCCGGATGAGCGGATGAAATACAGCCATGCTATAGCCATCCACTCATCCCGGTGGCCTTTTTACTTTGGAAGTTCCTTGGCCATTTGCAGATGCTGCTCGAGTTTCGGCCGCGTATTGGCAGCCCAGGTCTTCAGGCTTGCATCCTCGCCACCATTTCCATAGCGTTTGAAAAGATCAACCGCATTCGCATGGGCTGAACGCTGGTCCGCGTCGTAGCGTTTGACAAAGTCATTTCCCTGCATTTTCTGCAGGCGCGCCAGCATCTTCTTCTGGCTTGAGCTCATCTCCGTCGGCAGTGTCGCCTTGACCTTTCCGCTGTTGACGAGATCTTTGAGCTCATTCGTTGTCTTTTGGTGGTCATCAATCATTTGCTGAGCGAATTTTTTCGTCTGATCATTGCCGCGCTGCAGCGCGAGCTTGCTCGATTCAATTTCAAACATATCGCTGCTGGCGGCTTCATTGACAAAGTCTTGCGTATTCGGCGCCGCCCCCACGAGAGAGTTGACGCCTGTCTTCTCTGCTGTCGATTGGGAGTATGCTGGTGCCGCTGCCAGTGTTACTGCAATAGTGACGATCGCGAGCTTCATGCCGGTCTCCTTTTCACATCTGCCTTTATCGGATCCAAGTATCTTCCGTTTGGCTTGGTTTCCTGCTGTTTGAAGGTACGCGGCAGCTACCGCGCGTTGGAAAAGATGATGGTACCGTTCAGTATCCATTCGGCGAGTGTCAGCAACGCGATGATCAAAAGCGCAAGTACGATCAGGTATCCCGCCCGCCGTTTTCTGCTCTTCTGTTGAGGACTATCGTTTGCAGACACAATCGGATCCGTTTCGACGGAATTTTTCTCATCATCATTCCGCATTTCTTCTCCTTCAAGATAGTCGCAACGCAACTATCGCAGGCAAGGAATGTTCCCGGGTCGGAACAATAAAAACAATAAATCTGTGCCGTGTGTGGATGCCGGTTCCGCAGCCCAGAGGGAACAATCGACAGAAATGAAAGTTGGATGTTCCAAAGGTGCTTTCGCTGCGGTCCACCCTCATCGGATGGTCAAGGTGAAGCATTGTCGTCCTGGCAAATTGATGGAGATGCATGATGGCTCACGCAGGAAAAAAGCACTTCTCCCGCGGATCGAAAGGCAAAGGTGACGCGTCAGGCGCTGCTACGACACTTGAGGAAGGCAAGGTCGGAGAAAATGCCGTTCTGTCCAACCGTGACAAGGCGCAACATTCGAGAGAAAGAGGTCTCGACAGCCGCGACGTTCAGACAGAACAATATCGCGATCACGTCAGCAATCGCCGCTGAGCAATAGCGAACAAGCAAAACGGCGAGCAAAACGGATTGTCATATCCGCGGTATCAAGTTTCGAAAATTCCACCGATTGGTATCCCTGCAAAGATGACATCAAGTAGGGATGCCCAGGGCGATTGATGAGGGTATGGCAAGATAACGATCCCCCGGTACCGGTCGCCAAGCGACAGCGAGTGTGGACGCAAAAGCCTGGTTATTTGAATCAACCGCGACAATTGCAGATTTCAGCC includes these proteins:
- a CDS encoding NRAMP family divalent metal transporter produces the protein MKHQESDGSPTRQRHEGVSLLGRGLISGAADDDPSAIGTYASAGARFGLGMLWTAPVTLPMMFTVVYLSSKLGQVTGRGLFQVIHDNYPRWFLYLALAGVVIGNTIEAAADLGGMAAAVNLFVPLSVPLIVAMMAVILLCLQVVGSYILIRRIFRWLALSLLAYAGAAILAKPDWMAVLKGSLIPSIEFNEEFLSIIVAIIGTTLSAYLYTWQSNEEVEEKIADGKISVKARRGVSSSKLARSRKEILVGMTFSNLVMYFIIMATGATLHVQGHTDIQTAAQAAEALKPIAGQAAGYLFAAGIIAVGFLAVPVMTTGAAYDLAQSIGINGSLNAGAREAPGFYVIIAAVTLVAVAMNFVGINPMKALVWSGVVQGFSTPPLLLLLLLMTNNKAIMGEHVNSRLMNIAGWLTVLAIFSASAGLVVTWII
- a CDS encoding MBL fold metallo-hydrolase, producing MDDQLHLSDSDVIEVENEDGTRKICDDVAYLKLSIVNAVFLGRPVPDSSWLLIDTGLPSSQDRILAAAARRFGATSRPAAIIMTHGHIDHAGSVERLAAFWDVPVYAHPLEHPYLDGRASYPPADPWVGGGSFALMSPLLPRGPSNLGSLLQSLPANGTVPFASEWSWLHTPGHTPGHISLWRESDRTLVAGDAVITTGQESVYDVVTQAPRLHGPPRYLTIDWQASEQSAKQIASLKPERLISGHGPALGGAGLRAALDTLATNFWDIAVPPDGRYVGHPARATDGTAYCRP
- a CDS encoding DUF4142 domain-containing protein, with the protein product MKLAIVTIAVTLAAAPAYSQSTAEKTGVNSLVGAAPNTQDFVNEAASSDMFEIESSKLALQRGNDQTKKFAQQMIDDHQKTTNELKDLVNSGKVKATLPTEMSSSQKKMLARLQKMQGNDFVKRYDADQRSAHANAVDLFKRYGNGGEDASLKTWAANTRPKLEQHLQMAKELPK